From Humisphaera borealis, the proteins below share one genomic window:
- a CDS encoding Gfo/Idh/MocA family oxidoreductase, which yields MNRRQFLTSTSALGAAALLPHAHLAFAADQKKYRVGVIGTGWYGKCDLFRLIQVSPVDVVSICDVDKQMLAGAADMIAERQVSKKKPRTYGDFREMLKEKDLDIVIVGSPDHWHALHAIAAMEAEADVYCQKPISVDVAEGKAMVEAAAKLKRVVQIGTQRRSTPHLIEAKKEFLDSGRIGKVGLVEVYCYYHMRAKDNPPDEMPPENLDYELWTGPAPMRPYNKLVHPRRWRSFTEYGNGIVGDMCIHMLDCARWMLNLGWPSTVASTGGILVDKASKANISDTQTATWDFGGVPMVWTHRTWGTPPDPKYPWGLTIYGDKGTLKASVMSYDFIPQGKGDPVHKDVTYELEQFPEDKTEKDLEKHVAPAIRGQMKNFLSCIESRQKPVADITEGYTSTAACVLANISAQLGGRTLKVNADGKTGDTDADKLIKRPYRAPWKHPADV from the coding sequence ATGAACCGCAGACAGTTTCTCACCTCGACGTCCGCCCTTGGTGCCGCGGCCCTCTTACCCCATGCGCACCTTGCCTTTGCCGCGGACCAAAAAAAGTACCGCGTTGGCGTGATTGGGACCGGCTGGTACGGCAAGTGCGACCTGTTCCGGCTGATCCAGGTCTCACCGGTCGATGTCGTGAGCATCTGCGATGTAGACAAACAGATGCTCGCCGGCGCGGCGGATATGATCGCGGAGCGGCAGGTTTCGAAGAAGAAGCCTCGAACCTACGGCGATTTCCGGGAGATGCTGAAGGAGAAGGACTTGGATATCGTCATCGTCGGTTCGCCCGATCATTGGCACGCGCTGCACGCGATCGCAGCGATGGAAGCCGAGGCCGATGTCTACTGCCAGAAGCCGATCTCCGTCGATGTCGCCGAAGGCAAGGCGATGGTCGAAGCGGCGGCGAAGCTCAAGCGAGTGGTTCAGATCGGGACGCAGCGCCGCAGCACGCCGCACTTGATCGAAGCAAAGAAGGAGTTCCTCGACAGCGGGCGGATCGGCAAGGTGGGCCTGGTCGAGGTCTATTGCTACTACCACATGCGGGCGAAGGACAATCCGCCGGACGAGATGCCGCCGGAGAATCTCGACTACGAACTGTGGACCGGCCCCGCGCCGATGCGACCGTACAACAAGCTGGTGCACCCGCGCCGCTGGCGCTCTTTCACCGAATACGGCAATGGCATCGTCGGCGACATGTGCATTCATATGCTGGATTGCGCACGCTGGATGCTCAACCTGGGCTGGCCATCGACCGTTGCCTCGACCGGTGGCATCCTGGTCGACAAGGCGTCCAAGGCGAACATCTCTGATACGCAGACCGCGACCTGGGACTTCGGCGGCGTTCCCATGGTCTGGACGCATCGCACCTGGGGGACTCCGCCCGACCCCAAGTACCCCTGGGGCCTGACCATCTACGGCGACAAAGGAACGCTCAAGGCGAGCGTGATGAGCTACGACTTCATCCCGCAAGGCAAAGGCGACCCCGTTCATAAAGATGTGACGTACGAGCTCGAACAGTTCCCCGAGGACAAAACCGAGAAGGACTTGGAGAAGCATGTCGCGCCAGCCATCCGCGGGCAAATGAAGAACTTCCTGAGCTGCATCGAATCGCGGCAGAAGCCGGTCGCCGACATCACCGAAGGCTACACGAGCACAGCGGCGTGCGTCCTGGCGAACATCAGTGCGCAGCTCGGCGGACGGACATTGAAGGTCAATGCCGACGGCAAAACCGGCGACACCGACGCCGACAAGCTGATCAAGCGTCCGTACCGGGCACCGTGGAAGCATCCGGCGGACGTGTAG
- a CDS encoding ThuA domain-containing protein, producing the protein MRSLFRLLCLGVVTALLATPIFAADKKKIVFISGGASHGFLSHDHLAGCKLLAERVNKIEGYEATVFYKTWPEAKILEQAAAIIIYADGGAGHIALPHKDELVALSKKGVGVGTIHYAVEVPKEKGGPEWLQFQGGYFETFYSVNPHWLGTFTSLPKHPVANGVQPFETQDEWYYHMRFRDDMKGVTPILSAVPPDATRSKKDEAHGGNPHVRADIGKNVAEHVVWASENDGGSRGFGCTGGHFHKNWANDQFRKTILNAIVWIAKGEVPSGGIDSKRPDVDEMLANRDPDAPKEAVPEGFDKAKFAAELEQINRPVGRPQASRPQPGQELLHEVAAK; encoded by the coding sequence ATGCGATCGCTGTTCCGACTGCTTTGCCTGGGTGTCGTCACTGCACTGCTGGCCACCCCGATCTTCGCTGCTGACAAGAAGAAGATTGTCTTCATCTCCGGTGGCGCGAGCCACGGATTTCTCTCCCATGACCACCTGGCCGGCTGCAAGCTGCTGGCCGAACGGGTCAACAAGATTGAAGGCTACGAAGCGACCGTCTTCTACAAGACCTGGCCCGAGGCCAAAATTCTTGAACAGGCGGCGGCGATCATCATCTACGCCGACGGCGGGGCGGGTCACATCGCCCTACCGCACAAAGACGAGTTGGTCGCGCTGTCGAAGAAAGGCGTTGGCGTTGGCACGATTCACTACGCCGTCGAGGTACCCAAGGAAAAGGGCGGCCCCGAATGGCTTCAGTTCCAGGGCGGCTACTTCGAGACCTTCTATTCGGTCAATCCGCACTGGCTCGGCACCTTCACATCGTTGCCCAAGCACCCGGTCGCCAACGGTGTGCAGCCCTTCGAGACCCAGGACGAGTGGTATTACCACATGCGCTTCCGTGACGACATGAAGGGTGTCACGCCGATTCTGTCGGCCGTCCCGCCCGATGCCACCCGCTCGAAGAAGGATGAGGCCCACGGCGGCAACCCGCACGTCCGGGCGGACATCGGCAAGAATGTCGCCGAACACGTCGTCTGGGCCAGCGAGAATGACGGAGGCTCCCGCGGCTTCGGCTGCACCGGCGGGCACTTCCACAAGAATTGGGCGAACGACCAGTTCCGCAAAACCATCCTTAACGCGATCGTCTGGATCGCCAAGGGTGAAGTCCCCAGCGGTGGCATCGACAGCAAACGCCCCGACGTGGACGAGATGCTCGCCAATCGCGACCCGGACGCCCCCAAGGAAGCAGTTCCTGAAGGTTTCGATAAGGCCAAGTTCGCAGCCGAACTGGAACAGATCAACCGCCCGGTCGGCCGCCCGCAGGCGAGCCGTCCGCAGCCCGGCCAGGAGCTGCTTCACGAAGTGGCGGCGAAATAG